From the Sulfuriferula thiophila genome, the window TTTGTAAGCGTGCTTCGTGGTAACGATCCTGCTGCTGAAAATGTTGAGGCCTTAAAAACAGCCCCTCTCCCCATAAAACTTTTGTTGTGTTATTCATCTGCGATTTATCTCATCCATCCTGATTGTTATGTTGGCTACCCGCCATCTCATCCGCAGCTGGCGGGTGACTTCAAGACGGTGGTGGCGGCCGTGCTGTATTCCAGTGTGGTGCCTGAATCTACGGTTATTGAACATGCACTGACTCCCAGCGCAATGCCCTTTTTATTTAATTCCTTGGTGGGAAAGGTGAGCTTCCATCGAGCTGAAGCCGGGGCGTGGAATAGCGCAACGATGCCAATGTAGTCAGCTGTTGCGCTGACTTTTTCAGTGTTGACGAAGGTTTGTCCCGGGATCAGGGTGACTTCCTTAACGGAGATCACATCTGCGCCAAATGCCGTTTTTTCTTTGTCTGCGTCCAGAAAAATTGTGTAGAAAGCCTGCTGAAATGCGCTGCTCTGCTTGAGCTGATAAATGCGTACGACTACAGAGAAAGGGCGATTGTGGTGATCGGTATTCAAGTCGTTGCTTGCCTGAATTTTTAATGGGGTGTCGGTGGTTGCGTTCGGGTCGGCAGGCTTGGTGATTCCTGCCGCACTGAGTGCGAAATTAGCAACCTGGGCGACTGTCGATGCTGCACCCATCGCGGCGCAGCCGGT encodes:
- the tssJ gene encoding type VI secretion system lipoprotein TssJ, producing MFLTKTTSPLRILIALILTAPLTGCAAMGAASTVAQVANFALSAAGITKPADPNATTDTPLKIQASNDLNTDHHNRPFSVVVRIYQLKQSSAFQQAFYTIFLDADKEKTAFGADVISVKEVTLIPGQTFVNTEKVSATADYIGIVALFHAPASARWKLTFPTKELNKKGIALGVSACSITVDSGTTLEYSTAATTVLKSPASCG